A section of the Oenanthe melanoleuca isolate GR-GAL-2019-014 chromosome 6, OMel1.0, whole genome shotgun sequence genome encodes:
- the MRPL43 gene encoding 39S ribosomal protein L43, mitochondrial: protein MARPAPGASLPGGAGLPGPPLPPVPAPGERGAMTGRGSPSRFLTAVLHNGVGRYVRQLQRLQLLFSPTAADARGARQFVEEAAQDFARQHPDVVLYVSPRSGPGPAPVLRAEYLNGTVRDELIASKTSEEIVQLATKLANQSGLDIIRIRKPFHTDYPSVQGQWHPLTNKPSILTVQGPRLQPQ, encoded by the exons ATGGCCCGGCCCGCTCCCGGCGCGTCACttcccggcggggccgggctgcccGGCCCGCCCCTCCCGCCCGTTCCGGCTCCGGGTGAGCGCGGAGCCATGACGGGCCGCGGGTCCCCCAGCCGGTTCCTGACCGCCGTGCTGCACAACGGCGTGGGCCGCTACGTGCGGCAGCTCCAGcgcctgcagctcctcttcaGCCCCACCGCGGCCGATGCCCGCGGCGCCAG GCAGTTCGTGGAGGAGGCGGCACAGGACTTCGCCCGGCAGCACCCCGATGTTGTCCTCTACGTGAGCCCCCGCtcgggcccgggcccggccccggtgCTGCGGGCCGAGTACC TGAACGGGACGGTGCGGGACGAGCTCATCGCCAGCAAGACGAGTGAGGAGATCGTGCAGCTGGCCACCAAGCTGGCCAACCAGTCAGGCCTGGACATCATCCGCATCCGCAAGCCCTTCCACACCGACTACCCCAGCGTCCAGGGCCAGTGGCATCCCCTCACCAACAAACCTTCCATCCTTACCGTGCAGGGCCCACGCCTGCAGCCCCAATAA